Proteins encoded together in one Anaerococcus murdochii window:
- the murC gene encoding UDP-N-acetylmuramate--L-alanine ligase codes for MFEFNLDRHDYKYVHFIGIGGISMSGLAHLLFEKGYKVTGSDRSESDTVKILKDLGIEVFIGQRKENIKNPDLVVYTDAIADDNEELIEARKLDVPVVTRGVFLGALMRNYKNSIAISGSHGKSTTTSMISKILLHSDENATILLGGNLDDMKGNVKVGNEDFLVTEACEYKGNIRYYYPQTVIILNIDEDHLDYYKDLNDIVETFKVYLRNQDKNSKTILNLNEENNKLILDAVQGELITYGQENPDADYYATNITFDEIGRPSFDLIMKNGNTEHFKLGVIGRHNINNAMASIIATYENGININTIRNNILKYTGLDRRMQVIGHVNKTTIMTDYGHHPSEILVTLDALAEHTKGRLICVWQPHTYSRTKTLFNDFLNSFDSADEIIVTDIYAAREKFDPTIHSKDVVDAMVNKGLNAKYLATFEEARDYIYKIIKDDDLVITTGCGNPDKLAKMIVEDQKN; via the coding sequence ATGTTTGAATTTAACTTAGATAGACACGATTATAAATATGTTCATTTCATTGGAATAGGTGGAATTTCCATGAGTGGACTCGCCCACCTTTTATTTGAAAAAGGATATAAGGTTACTGGATCTGATAGGAGCGAATCAGATACAGTTAAGATCCTAAAAGATCTTGGCATAGAAGTTTTCATTGGTCAGAGAAAAGAAAACATCAAAAACCCAGACTTGGTTGTATATACAGATGCGATTGCAGATGATAACGAAGAATTAATTGAAGCAAGAAAACTTGATGTACCTGTTGTTACAAGAGGTGTATTCTTAGGAGCTCTTATGAGGAATTATAAGAATTCCATTGCAATATCAGGTTCTCATGGTAAATCAACTACAACAAGCATGATTTCTAAAATTCTTCTTCATTCAGATGAAAATGCCACTATTTTACTTGGTGGAAATCTAGATGATATGAAGGGAAATGTAAAAGTTGGAAATGAAGACTTCCTTGTTACTGAAGCCTGTGAATATAAGGGAAATATAAGATATTATTACCCTCAAACAGTAATTATTTTAAATATTGACGAAGACCACCTAGACTATTACAAGGATTTAAACGATATCGTTGAAACTTTCAAAGTTTATCTTAGAAACCAAGACAAAAATTCAAAGACAATATTAAACCTTAATGAAGAAAATAATAAGCTTATCTTAGATGCTGTCCAAGGGGAATTGATTACCTATGGACAAGAAAATCCAGACGCTGATTACTATGCTACAAATATCACTTTTGATGAAATAGGTAGACCAAGCTTTGATCTAATTATGAAAAATGGAAATACTGAGCATTTCAAACTTGGAGTTATCGGTAGGCACAATATTAACAATGCCATGGCATCAATTATAGCGACCTATGAAAATGGTATTAATATAAATACAATCAGAAATAATATCCTAAAATACACAGGTCTTGACAGAAGAATGCAAGTTATTGGTCATGTAAATAAAACAACTATAATGACTGATTATGGCCATCATCCTTCAGAGATTCTTGTTACACTAGATGCACTTGCAGAACATACAAAAGGCAGACTAATTTGTGTTTGGCAACCTCATACCTATTCAAGAACAAAAACTCTATTTAATGACTTTTTAAATAGTTTTGATTCAGCTGATGAAATAATTGTTACAGACATTTATGCAGCAAGAGAAAAATTTGACCCAACAATCCACTCAAAAGATGTTGTAGATGCTATGGTTAATAAAGGTTTAAACGCCAAATACCTTGCAACATTTGAAGAAGCCAGAGATTATATTTATAAGATAATTAAAGACGACGATTTAGTTATAACTACAGGTTGTGGAAATCCTGATAAACTTGCGAAAATGATTGTAGAAGATCAAAAAAATTAG
- the rpiB gene encoding ribose 5-phosphate isomerase B, giving the protein MKFVVANDHGGIDLQPTVCEKLEELGHEVIHLGTYNKESCDYSDFAVKACEKVVNKEADFAILICGTGLGMSMSANKVKGIRAACVSETFSARMSRAHNNANVLCLGARVIGTEVCKMIVEEFATTEFEGGRHQRRVDKICKIEEDN; this is encoded by the coding sequence ATGAAATTTGTAGTAGCTAATGATCATGGGGGCATTGATCTTCAACCAACTGTTTGTGAAAAACTTGAAGAACTAGGTCATGAAGTTATTCATCTAGGTACTTATAATAAAGAATCTTGTGATTATAGTGATTTTGCTGTCAAGGCTTGTGAAAAAGTTGTCAATAAAGAAGCTGATTTTGCTATCCTTATTTGTGGTACAGGTTTAGGAATGTCTATGTCAGCAAATAAAGTTAAAGGAATAAGAGCAGCATGCGTTTCTGAGACATTTTCTGCAAGAATGAGCAGGGCTCATAACAATGCTAATGTATTATGCCTTGGTGCCAGAGTTATAGGAACAGAAGTTTGCAAAATGATTGTAGAAGAATTTGCAACAACCGAATTTGAAGGTGGTCGTCACCAAAGACGTGTAGATAAAATTTGTAAAATAGAAGAAGATAATTGA
- the deoD gene encoding purine-nucleoside phosphorylase encodes MTIPTPHISATCKDQIAKTVLMPGDPLRAKFIADNFLEDVTQFTETRGMLGFTGYYKGKRVSVMGSGMGIPSAMIYYNELFDFYDVDCIIRVGTAGSMQEDVKLHDIVIAQSACSESSINDNLFGNIHFSVTPDFDLLVKAVEKSKELGYRTHCGQVHSSDQFYNDMDPKVFENLRKYGILCVEMESYGLFMAARKHGKKGLGIFTISDSLIENVADSAENRQKSYTNMMELALEVAEA; translated from the coding sequence ATGACAATACCAACACCGCACATTTCTGCAACATGCAAAGATCAGATAGCAAAAACTGTACTAATGCCAGGTGATCCTTTGAGGGCTAAATTTATAGCTGATAATTTCTTAGAAGATGTGACTCAATTTACTGAAACTCGTGGTATGCTTGGCTTTACTGGCTACTACAAAGGAAAAAGAGTATCTGTAATGGGTAGTGGCATGGGAATACCATCTGCTATGATATATTACAATGAACTTTTTGATTTTTATGATGTAGATTGCATTATAAGAGTGGGCACAGCTGGCTCTATGCAAGAAGATGTAAAACTTCATGACATAGTAATAGCTCAATCAGCTTGTTCAGAGTCATCCATTAACGATAATTTATTTGGTAATATCCATTTTTCTGTAACACCAGATTTTGATTTGTTGGTTAAAGCTGTTGAAAAATCAAAGGAATTAGGATATAGAACTCATTGTGGCCAAGTACATTCTTCAGATCAATTTTACAATGATATGGATCCTAAAGTATTTGAAAATTTAAGAAAATACGGCATCCTTTGTGTAGAAATGGAATCTTATGGTCTATTTATGGCTGCTAGAAAACATGGTAAAAAAGGTCTTGGAATCTTTACAATTTCTGACTCTCTTATAGAAAATGTAGCCGATAGTGCCGAAAATAGGCAAAAATCATATACAAATATGATGGAGCTAGCCCTGGAGGTAGCTGAAGCCTAG
- a CDS encoding type II toxin-antitoxin system PemK/MazF family toxin, translating into MKVRRGDLYYADLSPVVGSEQGGVRPVIVVQNDIGNKYSPTIIVAPVTSQMNKAKLPTHVKLKGNKYGLPKNSVALMEQLRTIDKTRLREKIGTFSADIMNKIDEAIGISLAIEQD; encoded by the coding sequence ATGAAAGTTAGAAGAGGAGATTTATATTACGCAGATCTTTCTCCGGTAGTTGGTAGTGAGCAGGGAGGAGTAAGACCTGTTATTGTAGTTCAAAATGATATAGGAAATAAATATTCGCCTACAATTATTGTTGCACCTGTGACAAGTCAAATGAATAAGGCGAAACTTCCGACTCATGTAAAATTAAAGGGTAATAAATACGGCTTACCTAAAAATTCTGTAGCCCTTATGGAACAATTAAGAACAATAGACAAAACTAGGCTTAGGGAAAAAATAGGAACATTCTCTGCTGATATCATGAATAAAATTGATGAAGCTATTGGAATTTCTCTAGCGATTGAACAAGATTAA